In Grus americana isolate bGruAme1 chromosome 17, bGruAme1.mat, whole genome shotgun sequence, the following proteins share a genomic window:
- the AAR2 gene encoding protein AAR2 homolog, whose protein sequence is MAAPRLEPELARQLFFEGAAVVVLGVPEGTEFGIDYSTWAVGPQFRGVKMIPPGVHFLHCSAGRAGGGRETGPRTGFFLSLQRREVRVLRWDAASEAVGLAPPATGEAEAFRENLQELDRFLGPYPYETLKKWVSLSSFISEAAMKKLQPESGQICAFSEVLPVAAGRHTRDRAEQRLPPFGAECRSYAEGMARLPRMKPKAGTEIRFTELPKQMYPSGATPEEITRHSMDLSYALEKVISQRYASQPLDLLAELQFAFICFLIGNVYDAFEHWKRLLNILCRSEDAIGKYQDLYINLISVLYHQLSEIPADFFVDIVSQDNFLTSTLQVFFSCTCNAAVDGTLRKKAEKFKAHLTKKFKWDFEAEPDDCAPVVVELPEGVQVD, encoded by the exons atgGCGGCTCCGCGGCTGGAGCCCGAGCTGGCCAGGCAGCTCTTCTTCGAGGGCGCGGCGGTCGTGGTGCTGGGCGTTCCCGAGGGCACCGAGTTCGGCATCGACTACAGCACCTGGGCCGTGGGCCCCCAGTTCCGCGGCGTTAAGATGATCCCGCCGGGCGTCCACTTCTTGCACTgcagcgcggggcgggcgggcggcggccgggAGACGGGCCCGCGCACCGGCTTCTTCCTCAGCCTGCAGCGGCGGGAGGTGCGGGTGCTGCGGTGGGACGCGGCCAGCGAGGCGGTGGGCCTGGCGCCCCCGGCCACGGGGGAGGCTGAGGCCTTCAGGGAGAATCTGCAGGAGCTGGACCGGTTCCTCGGGCCCTATCCCTACGAGACCCTGAAGAAGTGGGTCTCCCTCAGCAGCTTTATCAGCGAAGCGGCGATGAAGAAGCTGCAGCCGGAGAGCGGGCAGATCTGCGCCTTCTCCGAGGTGCTGCCGGTCGCGGCCGGGCGGCACACCAGGGACCGGGCGGAGCAGCGCTTGCCGCCCTTCGGCGCCGAGTGCCGGAGCTACGCGGAGGGCATGGCCCGGCTGCCCCGCATGAAGCCGAAAGCCGGCACCGAGATCAGGTTCACGGAGCTGCCGAAGCAGATGTACCCCAGCGGTGCTACTCCGGAGGAGATAACCAGGCACAGCATGGACCTCAGCTACGCTCTGGAGAAGGTGATCAGCCAGCGATACGCCAGCCAGCCTCTGGATCTGCTTG CTGAGTTGCAGTTTGCTTTCATCTGCTTCCTGATCGGGAATGTATATGATGCTTTTGAGCACTGGAAAAGACTCTTAAACATCCTGTGCCGATCTGAAGATGCCATCGGGAAGTATCAAGACCTTTATATTAATCTCATTTCTGTGCTGTATCACCAGCTCAGTGAAATCCCAGCTGATTTTTTCGTGGACATTGTCTCCCAGGACAACTTTTTAACCAGCACCCTACAG gtgtttttttcctgcacgTGCAATGCTGCTGTTGATGGGACCCTAaggaaaaaggctgaaaaattcAAGGCTCACCTAACGAAGAAATTTAAATGGGACTTTGAGGCAGAGCCTGATGACTGCGCTCCTGTAGTGGTAGAACTTCCTGAAGGTGTGCAGGTGGACTAA